One genomic region from Ornithinicoccus hortensis encodes:
- a CDS encoding tripartite tricarboxylate transporter TctB family protein — protein sequence MTAQETEHQATRPRPETSDVVGTVILGVVGAVAVVMGLGYGFTVEGGQVGPGFLPVLTGGFIVVAAVLELIRMFFASSSPIEGSFMETVENVEEEARAAIEEVYSGAEAPEAAAGEELDTFGRTQRQRSTAMVKIFALILAALLLIPVLGLLISLSAMTLALLIFVERRPWLTSLLATLGALAFFYLVFVQGLRVPLPTGMLGII from the coding sequence GTGACGGCACAGGAGACGGAGCACCAGGCGACCCGGCCCAGGCCGGAGACCTCCGACGTCGTCGGCACGGTCATCCTGGGCGTGGTCGGCGCCGTCGCGGTGGTGATGGGCCTGGGCTACGGCTTCACCGTGGAGGGTGGCCAGGTCGGCCCGGGCTTCCTGCCCGTGCTGACCGGCGGCTTCATCGTGGTGGCGGCCGTCCTGGAGCTGATCCGGATGTTCTTCGCCAGTTCCTCCCCGATCGAGGGCTCCTTCATGGAGACCGTGGAGAACGTCGAGGAGGAGGCCAGGGCGGCCATCGAGGAGGTGTACTCCGGCGCCGAGGCCCCGGAGGCTGCCGCGGGTGAGGAGCTGGACACCTTCGGCCGCACCCAGCGGCAGCGGAGCACGGCGATGGTGAAGATCTTCGCGCTCATCCTGGCCGCGCTCCTGCTGATCCCCGTGCTCGGTCTGCTGATCTCGCTGAGCGCGATGACCCTGGCGCTCCTGATCTTCGTCGAGCGCCGGCCCTGGCTCACCTCGCTCCTGGCGACGCTGGGGGCGCTCGCCTTCTTCTACCTCGTGTTTGTCCAGGGGCTGCGCGTGCCGCTGCCCACGGGCATGCTCGGCATCATCTGA
- a CDS encoding tripartite tricarboxylate transporter substrate binding protein — MTNHTRAHGKAYLVALAGSALVLSACGNTNAGGGGGGGGEDGDFEPTGNVRMIVPFAAGGGSDIAGRATAAGFEDASGVTITVENIEGGSSAVGYSNFLGENGNPNVLLATETALIAVPITQDVEYTYEDFTPIMMLGQDFTLLVVKDDSPLQTCADLVEKAESERTVIGISGATGLDNLVFSLLENETGVELDRVPFESGAELLTALLGGQVEVISTNPGEVAGQIESGDVRPLCAASEERYDYDLLADVETAAEQGIEGIAVAQFRGVLAPGGITDAERDYWIGIGQEFEESEAYTSYIEDNMMQPNTAYGDDFTAVLAENDETVGSILEDQ, encoded by the coding sequence ATGACCAACCACACCCGGGCCCACGGCAAGGCCTACCTCGTCGCGCTCGCCGGCTCCGCGCTGGTGCTCAGCGCTTGCGGCAACACCAACGCCGGCGGAGGTGGTGGCGGCGGTGGCGAGGACGGCGACTTCGAGCCCACGGGCAACGTGCGGATGATCGTGCCGTTCGCCGCCGGCGGCGGCAGCGACATCGCCGGGCGGGCCACGGCCGCCGGCTTCGAGGACGCATCGGGCGTCACCATCACGGTCGAGAACATCGAGGGCGGCTCGAGCGCCGTCGGCTACTCCAACTTCCTCGGGGAGAATGGCAACCCCAACGTCCTGCTGGCCACCGAGACCGCGCTGATCGCGGTGCCGATCACCCAGGACGTGGAGTACACCTACGAGGACTTCACCCCGATCATGATGCTCGGGCAGGACTTCACCCTGCTCGTGGTCAAGGACGACTCCCCGCTGCAGACCTGCGCCGACCTGGTCGAGAAGGCCGAGAGCGAGCGCACCGTGATCGGCATCTCCGGGGCCACCGGCCTGGACAACCTGGTCTTCTCGCTGCTGGAGAACGAGACCGGCGTCGAGCTCGACCGCGTGCCGTTCGAGTCCGGGGCCGAGCTGCTGACCGCGCTGCTCGGCGGTCAGGTCGAGGTCATCTCGACCAACCCCGGTGAGGTCGCCGGTCAGATCGAGTCGGGCGACGTCCGTCCGCTGTGCGCCGCCAGCGAGGAGCGCTACGACTACGACCTGCTCGCCGACGTGGAGACCGCCGCCGAGCAGGGCATCGAGGGGATCGCCGTGGCCCAGTTCCGTGGGGTCCTGGCCCCCGGCGGGATCACCGACGCGGAGCGCGACTACTGGATCGGCATCGGGCAGGAGTTCGAGGAGTCCGAGGCCTACACCAGCTACATCGAGGACAACATGATGCAGCCGAACACGGCATACGGCGACGACTTCACCGCCGTCCTCGCGGAGAACGACGAGACGGTCGGCTCGATCCTCGAGGACCAGTGA
- a CDS encoding GntR family transcriptional regulator, translated as MATMHAASAIVAPPSLAVLARERLERAILSGDYLPGERLVEERICDELGISRPPVREALKSLEVAGLVERVPRRGARVVPLTQHDVYEIVTLRVELERMALDLAGTGEELEPERLARCHARIRDMEAVVPTGDEGAMALAGFEFHIAVVGLAGHRRMEDTYRAMAMQLQLCMAMNNKARRSLEDLEGNVERHRRLLRVIETGSRAEVLREMEQHGHQTFLLDVVDRLDGATLQSRRWLESLKKQYAAQDPAAPPTDP; from the coding sequence ATGGCGACGATGCACGCCGCGTCCGCGATCGTGGCCCCGCCGTCCCTGGCGGTGCTGGCCCGGGAGCGCCTGGAGCGGGCGATCCTGTCGGGGGACTACCTGCCCGGTGAGCGGCTGGTCGAGGAGCGGATCTGCGACGAGCTGGGGATCTCCCGGCCGCCCGTGCGGGAGGCGCTGAAGAGCCTCGAGGTGGCCGGACTCGTCGAGCGGGTGCCGCGGCGGGGGGCCCGCGTCGTGCCGCTGACCCAGCACGACGTCTACGAGATCGTCACCCTCCGGGTGGAGCTGGAGCGGATGGCCCTGGACCTGGCCGGCACCGGCGAGGAGCTGGAGCCGGAGCGTCTCGCCCGCTGCCACGCCCGGATCCGCGACATGGAGGCCGTCGTCCCGACCGGGGACGAGGGCGCGATGGCGCTGGCCGGGTTCGAGTTCCACATCGCCGTCGTCGGGCTGGCCGGCCACCGGAGGATGGAGGACACCTACCGGGCGATGGCGATGCAGCTGCAGCTGTGCATGGCGATGAACAACAAGGCCCGGCGCAGCCTGGAGGACCTCGAGGGCAACGTCGAGCGGCACCGCCGGCTCCTGCGGGTGATCGAGACCGGCAGCCGGGCGGAGGTGCTGCGCGAGATGGAGCAGCACGGCCACCAGACCTTCCTGCTCGACGTGGTCGACCGCCTCGACGGCGCGACCCTGCAGTCCAGGCGCTGGCTGGAGTCCCTGAAGAAGCAGTACGCCGCGCAGGACCCCGCGGCGCCCCCCACCGACCCCTGA
- a CDS encoding CaiB/BaiF CoA transferase family protein has protein sequence MDDTAAGPLAGITVLEVGVFMAGPFGTMQLADLGARVLKVETPGSGDQTRATGPHLEGESSPFLRLNRNKESLALDLKSAAGKAAFLRLAETADVLVENLRPGAMSRLGLGYEDLAAINPQLIYASASGWGQDGPLSSLPGLDIMAQARSGLMSITGHPGMPPAKVGVPICDLTAGLYTALSITAALHERTRSGRGQRIDVSLLESGVSYAVWEAGAYFADGTVGGPNGSAHQNQAPYQAVVSRDGYVTIGANTPRNWEAFCTALGLDHLREDPRYSSSWERLQHKDTLIPAIEQRTGELTTAEVVELLNAAGVPCAPISDYSQVFTDEHLHAREFFWDSEHDRAGTIEQIGSPMRFSRTPTVRRSAGPSLGSDTRRVLAEAGLTPEELDEVAPVPADD, from the coding sequence GTGGACGACACCGCAGCCGGGCCGCTGGCCGGCATCACCGTTCTCGAGGTGGGGGTCTTCATGGCCGGCCCGTTCGGGACCATGCAGCTCGCCGACCTCGGCGCCCGGGTGCTGAAGGTCGAGACGCCCGGCAGCGGGGACCAGACCCGCGCCACCGGCCCGCACCTCGAGGGTGAGAGCTCCCCCTTCCTCCGGCTCAACCGCAACAAGGAGTCGCTCGCCCTGGACCTGAAGTCCGCGGCCGGCAAGGCCGCCTTCCTGCGGCTCGCCGAGACCGCCGACGTGCTGGTGGAGAACCTCCGGCCCGGCGCCATGTCCCGGCTCGGGCTCGGCTACGAGGACCTCGCGGCGATCAACCCGCAGCTGATCTACGCCTCCGCCTCCGGCTGGGGCCAGGACGGTCCGCTGAGCAGCCTGCCCGGCCTCGACATCATGGCCCAGGCACGCAGCGGGCTGATGAGCATCACTGGCCACCCCGGCATGCCGCCCGCCAAGGTCGGCGTCCCGATCTGCGACCTGACGGCCGGCCTCTACACCGCGCTGTCGATCACCGCCGCGCTGCACGAGCGGACCCGCTCGGGCCGCGGCCAGCGGATCGACGTCTCGCTGCTGGAGAGCGGTGTCTCGTATGCCGTGTGGGAGGCCGGCGCCTACTTCGCCGACGGCACGGTGGGCGGCCCCAACGGCTCGGCCCACCAGAACCAGGCGCCCTACCAGGCGGTCGTCTCCCGCGACGGCTACGTGACCATCGGCGCCAACACCCCGCGGAACTGGGAGGCGTTCTGCACCGCCCTGGGGCTGGACCACCTGCGGGAGGACCCCCGCTACTCGAGTTCCTGGGAACGGCTGCAGCACAAGGACACCCTGATCCCCGCCATCGAGCAGAGGACCGGGGAGCTGACCACGGCGGAGGTCGTCGAGCTGCTCAACGCCGCCGGGGTGCCGTGCGCCCCGATCAGCGACTACAGCCAGGTATTCACCGACGAGCACCTGCACGCCCGGGAGTTCTTCTGGGACAGCGAGCACGACCGGGCGGGGACGATCGAGCAGATCGGCTCGCCGATGCGGTTCTCCCGCACCCCCACCGTCCGTCGCAGCGCCGGCCCGTCCCTGGGCAGCGACACGCGCCGGGTGCTGGCCGAGGCCGGCCTGACCCCGGAGGAGCTGGACGAGGTCGCCCCCGTCCCCGCCGACGACTGA